A single region of the Brachypodium distachyon strain Bd21 chromosome 3, Brachypodium_distachyon_v3.0, whole genome shotgun sequence genome encodes:
- the LOC100833707 gene encoding DNA damage-repair/toleration protein DRT100-like — MATPLLLPLATLLTLVVSAAAAACSESDRDALLSIRAALSDSNNLGVFSTWNHTTNCCSTYYGVSCDPATGRVTSLILRGEAPLDAVMALSGIPASGLMSGYISDRVCILTGLSTLVIADWKQISGPIPACLGAQSLPELRVLELPGNRLSGEIPPALGTLSRLAVLNLADNLLSGNIPSEITNLGSLKHLDLANNELTGSIPAEFGSLKMLSRALLSRNRLSGTIPSSVGLLTRLADLDLAENRLSGPIPDTLGTSGKKNGVLTSLYLGGNGGISGRIPAGLLRTKGLGIVNLSRNAVEGPIPDVFTKDSYFILLDLSRNRLTGGVPRSLSSAAYVGHLDLSRNRLCGEIPRGPPFDRLDAESFAGNSCLCGGPLGKCT; from the coding sequence ATGGCaacgccgctcctcctcccactCGCCACTCTCTTGACGCTCGTCGTCtccgcagccgccgcggcATGCTCGGAGTCCGACCGGGACGCGCTGCTCTCGATCCGGGCGGCACTCTCAGACTCCAACAACCTGGGCGTCTTCTCCACGTGGAACCACACCACAAACTGCTGCTCCACATACTACGGCGTGAGCTGCGACCCAGCCACGGGCCGGGTCACCTCCCTGATCCTCCGCGGCGAAGCGCCCCTCGACGCCGTCATGGCGCTCTCGGGCATCCCAGCGTCCGGCCTCATGTCAGGCTACATCTCCGACCGCGTCTGCATCCTCACGGGCCTCTCGACACTCGTCATCGCCGACTGGAAGCAGATCTCCGGCCCAATCCCGGCCTGCCTGGGGGCCCAATCGCTCCCGGAGCTCCGAgtcctcgagctcccgggcaACCGCCTCTCGGGGGAAATCCCCCCGGCTCTCGGAACCCTCTCCCGCCTCGCGGTGCTCAACCTCGCGGATAACCTCTTATCCGGCAACATCCCGAGCGAGATTACTAACCTGGGCTCGTTAAAGCACCTCGACCTCGCGAACAACGAGCTCACGGGGTCAATCCCGGCGGAATTCGGGAGCCTGAAGATGCTGAGCCGTGCTCTGCTcagccggaaccggctctcgGGGACGATCCCGTCCTCCGTCGGGTTACTAACCCGGCTCGCCGACCTCGACCTCGCCGAGAACCGGCTCAGCGGCCCGATCCCGGACACCCTCGGAACCTCCGGGAAGAAGAACGGCGTGCTGACGTCGCTGTACCTGGGCGGGAACGGCGGCATCTCGGGCCGGATCCCGGCGGGATTGCTGAGGACGAAAGGGCTCGGGATCGTCAACCTGAGCCGGAACGCCGTGGAAGGCCCCATCCCGGACGTGTTCACGAAGGACTCGTACTTCATCTTGCTTGACCTGTCCCGGAACCGGCTGACGGGCGGCGTGCCGCGGTCGCTCTCCTCGGCGGCGTACGTGGGGCACCTTGATCTTAGCCGTAACCGGCTTTGTGGGGAGATCCCGAGGGGCCCGCCGTTCGACCGGCTCGACGCCGAGTCCTTCGCCGGGAACAGCTGCCTCTGCGGGGGCCCGCTCGGCAAGTGCACGTAA